A stretch of the Gracilinanus agilis isolate LMUSP501 chromosome 4, AgileGrace, whole genome shotgun sequence genome encodes the following:
- the RIPPLY2 gene encoding protein ripply2: MESLESLESSEPRPEWTNCCRLLPETPASPTPSPRNDSSGSQAFWRPWLGTPRKEEEKMQPNQRDTVCDVPGMTESSGKLSQYKHPVRLFWPKSKCYDFLYQEAESLLKNFPIQATISFYEDSDSEDEEEELIQDSGTELD; the protein is encoded by the exons ATGGAGAGCTTGGAGAGCTTGGAGAGCTCGGAGCCCCGACCTGAGTGGACCAACTGCTGCCGCTTGCTTCCGGAAACCCCCGCTTCTCCGACCCCGAGCCCCAGGAACGACAGCTCTGG GTCGCAAGCTTTTTGGAGACCTTGGCTTGGCACCcctagaaaagaagaggagaaaatgcaGCCCAACCAAAGGGATACG GTGTGCGATGTGCCTGGGATGACAGAATCCTCTGGAAAACTTTCCCAATATAAACATCCAGTCAG ACTATTTTGGCCCAAATCAAAATGTTATGATTTCTTATATCAAGAAGCAGAATCTCTTCTGAAAAATTTTCCAATTCAAGCTACAATTTCATTTTATGAAGATTCTGATagtgaagatgaggaggaggagctgATTCAGGATTCAGGAACTGAATTGGATTGA